The stretch of DNA TATACTATCATATTACACTATCACAAAATTTTTAAAAAGTCAATCCTATGAGGGTATTAATGGTAAATAAATTTAATTATTTGAAGGGTGGGGGAGCCAAATATTTTTTGGACCTGGTTGAAATTTTAAGGAAACATGGCGTGACAGTCGCCAAGTTTTCAATGCAGGATGAAAAAAACTTGCCGGACGAGAACGAAAAATATTTTGTCAGCAACATTGATTTTAATGATTTCAAGGTAAAGAATATTTTTCGCTATATTAGCAGGATTTTATACAGCCGCGAGGCTGCAAAAAAATTCGAAAAGTTGATTATAAAATTTAAACCAGACATTATACACCTTCATAACATTTATCATCAAATTTCTCCTTCTATTTTATTTACTGCAAAAAAATTCAACATTCCTATAGTAATGCATCTTCATGACTACAAGATAATTTGTCCTAATTACAAATTGTTCAGTCAAAATGAAATTTGTCATAAATGCAAAGGCGGAAGGTATTATAATTGCATCCTTCGCAAATGCATTAAAAATTCCCGGGCAAAAAGCGCTTTAGCCGCTGCGGAGGCCTACCTGCACGATACATTCCTAAAAAGCTATGGTCAGGTGGACTTGTTCATTGCGCCTAGCCAGTTTATGAAAAGCGTGTGCGTTGATTTTGGCATTCCGGAAGAAAAAATCAAGGTGGTCTGCAATTTTGTAGAAATGGAAACAAAAGAAAAAAATTTATGGGAAAAAATAGAGAACTATTTATTATTTTTTGGACGGCTTTCTGAAGAAAAAGGCATTGATGTTTTAATTAGGGCAATGAAAGGAATAGACGGAGAATTAAAATTAAAAATTGTCGGCGGCGGTCCGGAAGCTGAAAAACTGGGAAATCTAGTCAGGGAACTCAAGCTGACACGCCGGGTAGAACTTACTGGTCCAAAATTTGGAAAAGATTTGTCAGAGATAATCACTAAAGCAAAAGCGGTTGTGATCCCTTCCGTTTGGCCAGAAAATATGCCCTTAAGCATGCTTGAGGCAATGGCCAGTGGCAAAGTTGTTTTAGCTTCCAGGGTTGGAGGGATGCCCGAAGCAATCAAAGATGGCGAAAATGGATTTCTTTTTGAACCAGGAAATTATCAACAACTTACGCAAAAAATAAATGCCTTGAAAAAGATAAATCTGCTGGAAATAGGAGAAAAAGCCAGAATCACAGTTAATCAATTCAATAGTCAATGGCATTTTAAAGAAATATATGATATTTATAACTTCTTACT from Candidatus Moraniibacteriota bacterium encodes:
- a CDS encoding glycosyltransferase; this encodes MRVLMVNKFNYLKGGGAKYFLDLVEILRKHGVTVAKFSMQDEKNLPDENEKYFVSNIDFNDFKVKNIFRYISRILYSREAAKKFEKLIIKFKPDIIHLHNIYHQISPSILFTAKKFNIPIVMHLHDYKIICPNYKLFSQNEICHKCKGGRYYNCILRKCIKNSRAKSALAAAEAYLHDTFLKSYGQVDLFIAPSQFMKSVCVDFGIPEEKIKVVCNFVEMETKEKNLWEKIENYLLFFGRLSEEKGIDVLIRAMKGIDGELKLKIVGGGPEAEKLGNLVRELKLTRRVELTGPKFGKDLSEIITKAKAVVIPSVWPENMPLSMLEAMASGKVVLASRVGGMPEAIKDGENGFLFEPGNYQQLTQKINALKKINLLEIGEKARITVNQFNSQWHFKEIYDIYNFLLRKQNKGKFGDKTF